GAGCGAGTACGGCGACTCGCGCACGACAAGTACGAGCCGGCGGCGCTCCTTGAGGAAGACGTCGGCCGCGCGGGCGATGGCGGTCTCGGCAACGCCCGAGGCGATGCGACCAAGCGTTGCCATGCTGCACGGGACGATGGCCCCGCCCTCGTAGCGCTGCGAGCCGCTCAGCGCGGGCACATCGGCCGCGTCGTCGGCGTAGACGGGATAGCCGAACGAAGAGAAGTCCATGCCGCATTCCTGCTTGTTGACGCGGCGTGCGTTGGTACTGACGATCAGATCGACGGCATGCTCCGTCG
This DNA window, taken from Verrucomicrobiota bacterium, encodes the following:
- a CDS encoding UbiX family flavin prenyltransferase, which encodes MRYVVGVTGASGLLYAERLLRFLSTTEHAVDLIVSTNARRVNKQECGMDFSSFGYPVYADDAADVPALSGSQRYEGGAIVPCSMATLGRIASGVAETAIARAADVFLKERRRLVLVVRESPYSLIHLRNMTQVTLAGAVVLPASPGFYTGPKTIEALVDTIVARVLDLLGIEHALCPPWTPPGE